The stretch of DNA CCCAGATTCGATTCTTGCCCCATATACATTGTGTTTACTATTTTTGTGGTTGTTTTTTGGGCTAAGCCCATGTAATTTGATTGTTTTTTTCGTGTATATATATGAAAAAAATCGGTTGTTAGATGATTCGAACCCTGTAAATCAAATACACCTAAAGCctttaaataaacatcactacTTACTATGAAGTCGGTTAGTAACCAACAACCCACGTCCTACAAATAAGATCAAATATAACTCATGTTTACATAACCACTAAACTACTTATTAGGCTTATTCAAAACAACTAACTTAAAATAGGATGATAACACccactaagggtgtgtttggccTAATTTATAAAAGTGTTTCTGGactcaaaaacactttttggccaaatACATCATTTTGTAAAAGTTAAACAAAAAGTTCTCAAAagctaaaaatccatatttttgccCATAGAAATAGAAGTAGCAATTTGTTACTTCTGCTTTTGAAAAatacttttgaaaaattaagcttGAAAAATAAAAACTTATTTTTGAGAATCGAGGCCAAACATGCTCTAACATAGAATAGTAAACTAATTTTTACTAAATATTTTGGATCATATAATCCAACAAAATGTACACTTTTACTTGCacatttttaaaataataattaccTAGTTACATTCGAAAAGGCTATACTACGTTTATTGAATTTGtcttgtttgatttatctttGATTATGTCAAAAGTTGTCCCTAAAGTATATTGTGAAAAGAGATTAGTCATAGATGTAGACTTTAACCATGCATTGAATTAAATGGAGATAACCTAATAATTGTGATGGAGATTTATATTTGTTTCAACAGCTAGTCTTGTTTCAacggctaatcccgtcacaagtttATGACCTCTCATAAAAatggagaggggacaaggtggggcacccctcatgtacttcccactcacctctcaatgtaTACTTTTACTTTCacatttttaaaataataattaccTAGTTACATTCGAAAAGGCTATACGTTTATTGTATTTGTTTTAGTTTTTTACCTCGTCGCCTCAATAAGGTTGCCCATAACCTAGCTAAAGCTGAAATAAGGTTGTAAGGCAATCAttttacagctgccaaaaaaaaaaaaaaaaaaaagatttatcCAAACAatgatttttatttgattatGTCAAAAGTTGTCCCTAAAGTATATTGTGAAAAGAGATTAGTCATAGGAGTCGTTTGGTTCGCTATAGGAAGATAGAATTTCCGGGAATATTAAATTCATATGAACTTGAAAATCACATGAATTGtgtaaatgttgtttggttgaatgtgggaacttcaattcatgtgggaactcccacttacctagggggggcTAGGTAAGTGACTTCCTCCATTATGTAGGAATTGGAGTTTCATAGGAAGTTCTACTTCTCATGAATTGAGCAGCCAAACAAGACTCCATTTAGCCACTTCCCATGATTTTCCAATTCCCATGATTTTAAAAGGCAACCAAACAATCCCATAGATGTAGACTTTAACCATGCATTGAATTAAATGGAGATAACCTAATAACTGTGATGGAGATTTATATTTGTTTCAACAGCTAGTCTTGTTTCAacggctaatcccgtcacaagcttgtgacctctcacaaaaagggagaggggataaggtggggcatccctcatgtgcttctcactcacctctcaatgggcattttgtgagaggaaatggataTCGTCCGTCTTCAATGAAATTTTGTGTTGTTTCAATATGAAGAGAAACACAAATTTTGGTTTAGGCCTGGGACGTTGCTTCTGGGCGTCATCAGTGGGAATGGACGTGGACTCTAGGCATCGCTGAAAGGCCTGGACGTTGGGTATCAACGTCCATCATCCACCACGACTTTGAATTTCAACGTCCCTCACCCTACCTGGCGTTGATTTTCAGCGTCCATCAATCCTCCATAACAACCACCAAATACGACCTTCAACAACAACAGCAGCAACAAGAAACGCAACGACAACAACAATCAGCCATCAATGACAACAACAATACAATCGAAttcaacaataatattaattaaaattaaccaATTAAATCGAATTCATAATAAACAAAAGATATGGATGTGTATTACTTGTGGTGGTGTTGCGGTAGTGCTGTGGTGGTCGGGGTTGGTGTTGCGGTGCTGttcgttggtggtggtggtcttGGTTAGGTTGAAAAGGAACTGATTTGAGTGATTGAAAGAGAGGGTAAGAGGGACTGAGATGCAAGGGCGAGTGCGGCGGGttagtgtggtggtggtggtcagaGGCGGCAGTGCGGCGGGTGTGGTGGTGGAGTTTGGCTGCTGTTGGGTTGAAAGGGGAAAAGGAATGAGAGAATAGAGTAGACAGAGTGAGAAGGGTAGTGACGGTCATTTTTAAAAACAACGTCGACGATTCGTTAcaaaacgtcgacgacgtttcgCAACCCGGAATTTAATAGGTCTCAACAGTTCCATTGGAACTTGAAGGGAACAATCCAATTTGTCCAAATATAATAATGGCATGGTGAATCAATCTGGCTCAAATCTAGACTAAataagttagtttatgtcttatgATAAGTTGATTTCGAGTAGACCGTTAAATTCACAATTAGAAAGTACGTCAGCATTTTATAACCTTCAAAAATCGCATATTCGCGTAAAGTAGTTCAAGATATATAATCGTTGTTCCTACTTCCTAGTTATTCATTTCATTCATTATTGTGTAAGACGGTCTCATAATATGAGACGGCCCCTTTATATAAAAAACATTTAAATAATAGCAATAAATTTCAGTCGTCTTATTCTAAAATTTGTGTTAGTCACTTGGTCCTAACTCTTCTTACAGACTTACACCGTCTTCAAACTACTGTGAGAATCCTAAGTGAAAGGGACTTGATCCTTGGTAACAAAATGCAGTCTTTGCATAACTCAAGAAACAGTTCAGCAAACGCTACAGTTTGCCATGGCAATGCATCCATTTCAAGCGATTTACGACTTTGCGagttgattgaaatttgaaatgcaTGTAAAATAAGCAGAAGTTTGTAGGGGGAGGCATCATGTGCAACCGTGCTACTCTGTAGTACGTATCATCAGTCGATACGAAACCATTCAGCCAAAGCATTTAATTTTTTAACTTGCGATGCTGATACCAATTGCAAGACCTCAAATCCTAGGCCAAACCAATACAACTGTCGATAAATACATGCTCATACGACCATCACAAAAACAGAGGCGATAAACTACAGTGTCAAGATTCGCAACAGTTACCACATATGCAACAATTTCGGGGGGAAATTGAATTCTAGTAAGATTGAGCAGTAAATGTTTTTCTGAATTTTGATTTTTCGGTTTTCCTGCGCTGCATAATACGGAGTATTCATATTAGACATCAGACAAGTTGGCAACGAATTACATTTACAGTAGCAGTAGCAGTTCTAAGATACTGGCAGAACAGCTAATTACTCTGCCTATTGCCTACTATTCGATTATCCAAGCATGAAGCACCCTTGGAGCTATTTTCATAACTCGGTTGACATAATCAAGCAAGTAAACGGTACAACACAAAACACATGTAGCCCATAATTAGACCAGATTAGCAATTATATGCGTTAGCAAGGTTAGTAAATATATCTAAATACCCGATTTTCTTAGATATTCGATCAGCTAATGACTTGCTCCAAAATTCTTTTCATAAGGACTTCATTCTTTACATACTAGACCTGTAAATACTGAGTGCAACGATACCCTTAGCCCACCACGAAACATTGCCGATTTTGTTGTGTCTGATTCCTAAAGATGTTAAAAGTAGAGAGCAACCTAATACCTCAGTTGTTAAAAGAGCCCATCAACTAATGACTTTCTCGAAATTCTTCTCCACAAAGACTTGATGCTTTTCATATTGTCTTCAAGTTCTCTTAAATGACCCTCTTCTCCACCGGTTTCATCTTCCATGATCCTTAGCTCTTGTTTGGACCCACTGGAACCCACCATCTTTTTCTTCAAGCGAATGTTCCTGGCGGTCTCATCCCATTCCTCCTTCAAAGCGATATAATTTACTGTCTGATGAGCAACTTCTTCAAGGTAGTCACAATGCTTTTCAAGCCATTCTACATTGACCGCACAAGCATCGGGGAACTTGAGAGTGTCCCGTATATAATCAATGTGTTGCTGTCGTAGATTTTTAAAAGGGATTGTTTGAAGATATTGAATCGCTTGGCAGATTGTCACTAGGAAAATGTCAGGTTCAACTACACAGTCAGAAAATATATCACCATATTTGCTGAGTAGATTTCTGAGAATCGGTGCCAAATCCGATCTGATTTTGTATGGACCCACATTTACGTCAATCCTTTCCAAAGTGCTTTCGAGAAATCCATTTGCCATGTCGAGAACAGAAGCTGGAATGCTCATTTCAGGAGAATCGTGAGCTTTAGAAGATTGGGATTCATTTTCCGACAGACTTTGTTGAACGGTGTGTTTGGGAACTGGAAGTGAAAGGATCTCAGGCTGGAAATTAGTAGAAACTGGTTGAATTCCAACTGaaaatcaccaaaacaagataACAGCAGATAATGAGAATAGTCCAAACCTCGGGTTACCAAAGTGAAGTCTTAAATTGCAGATTTGATAAAGTATAAGAAAGTGCTCAGCCTACCGTTTACTTTTGGTGGTTTGATCCCTTGATGAACCTGATCTTCAACCACAAAATCAAGCATTGTAGGAGGTTTGTCGGGATAACACACATCATTCTCTTCATCAGTTCCGAAATCTAGTTCTACTGTCTCACTTAGAAACCCTGAATCAATTTGCTCTTCAGCTCCAAAATCAAGCTCCATAGTATCTTCAATACTATACCCTTCTCCATTTTCTATAACTTTGTAAACTAATTCACCAGCATAAGAAAAGTCAAGTTTACCGCTCTCATGAATGGTGATTTCTCCCGATGGACTTGCTATTAAAACGAGTTCATTAGAAATTGCTTCTGGGTGTTCTATAATATCTTCAATACTATACTTGTCTTCATTTTCTTCATCTTTATAAACTAATTCACCAAAATGACAAAACTCGGGTTCACAGCTTTCATGAATGGTGATTTCTCCTGATGAACTTGCTATTAAAACTAGTCCTTGAGAAATTGCTTCAGGGTGTTCTATGAAAGGTGACAAGACAACTTCCTTATAAGAAACAGACATGGGTACGAAGGTTTCTCCAGAATGCTGAAGTTgatttttccattcttcttccAATATTTCAGGTAATGATTTTGGTGGCAGCTTTTGTAAAACTTCTGACTGGTCCTCAGCAAGGGCTGTCTCACATGGTTTAGATTCCGTTAATGCACAGCAACTCTCACAAACCCAGTTAACAACATTAGTATTATCCTCGCTTCCTGGTACTATGCCCAAGCAATACCTGGAAACAAAATCACTCACTATAGGTTCAGTTCTTCAGTAAAGGATTATGGAATAGATAGAACTAGCTCACTTACGACTGCACTAGGCCACTAGAGTAACGCTGTTCGGCTGTTGTTATACGAATTACCTGGGAAAAGAATGTGATGATAGGCAGCGGGGAAGACAACTTAGGACCGAACATTCATAGTCATACGGAACCCAAAAGTCAGGCAGGCATCTTGAATGGGATAAAAAGGCGAAACAAGAATAATGCAATTAGTTGATACAAAAGAGAGCAAAGACTGACCAGTGTATAGCTAGATCAAAACATTCTGAGCAATTAACTAAAAGTTGAGAGAAGCCTCTGTCTCCGCAAACATAGCAAACCTTCACAATCAATAACAATAACCTTTCATAAATACTCCCTACTTAACAATGCTAAATCAAAATTTTAAAAGGGAGACATATGAAGGATCGTATGTTTAAGCAACAGCGATAATATTATTCAAATGCATCAATAGCACCCGCATGTTCTACATATAATGACGGAAGCTTATATTCATTTCCTCTCCCTTCTGTTCCCTCCTAAATTGTATCCAGAAAAGCTCTTAGACTTAGTGATGCACTCACCAATCCTCAACATCTTAGTAGATGACGGGCCAATTATAATTCAACATCAAATTAAATATCCAATAAAGGATTACACAGAAAGTCTCTCATTAGTCATTATAAACCATGGTTTCTTATAGATGCAATCAGGCTAAGGGTCAGAACATGTTTCACATCAAAACAGCATTTTTGCAAATGCATACAATAGAATTGCTGAACCCAAAACCAAAAATATGCTAATAAACCTCTCTGCTTCCATTGTTTTAATATGGAAGGCTTGTAAATCTCGGAAAATAATCCATTGAATTGGGTTGGGTCACGAGTCGACCACATAAATAAGTCGGGTTAAATAAGTGTTTCACCTTAAACAGGTTAAATGAGTTTAATCAGTTTCGGTTAAATAGGTCAATTAGAATCAGCTACATATAAATGGATTAGACAAGTCGGATTAGGCTATAACGCCTGTAAGAAAGGCAACTTGATTGACTTGGGGTTACTATGTGTGACCAATTCATGTAAAAGTTGTACGAAAATGAACCCAACACGACCTCCGGTGCTACCTCGAAATCTCTCTTTAAGTATGGGACACTTAAAACACATTATGTAGATAACCTACAATCAGTTGCAGAAGATTACCAAAATGTGGAACAAAAAGTAGCAGATGACAAGAATAAATTCAGTAACTCAGTTAATCCAACATTATAAATTGATGACTGAAgtaaaaagtgaaaaaaaaaagttacctTTTTTCTCTTTCTCACACGATCCTTCTCTGATCGAACTCTCTTGCCTTGAATTCCCATTTTATTCACTTCCTGCCACAAACACAACACGGTAATTCATACTCCCTCCTACTCGCTCATTTCTTCAAGGAAATAATTTTGTACCACATAAAACACTCAACCACACATGCAAATTAATTTGGACCCCACAAACATTTCTAAAAAAGAAAAGATGGAAGAAAATCCGACTACCATACAAAcggaaagagggaagaaataagCGACTGGTAAAAAATATTTGCTAAAGAAAGAAGTAAACCGAACCGCAAAAACCGAACACGAAAAAATGTTGACATACACAAACAACAAAGTGTATGATTATCGGGTGGGGAAAGTGGGATGATCAGTAATCACTCAGAAACCATGAATTAAAACTTTTTTAAGAAAGGAAATAAATATGTGTGTGAGAATATCATAGTACATCAGGAACTTTACCATTTATGGTAAGGTATCAAATAATCAATGTATGGTCCATCTACTTTCATAACAATTTGTGCGTGTTACAGTACAGCATAAAAAGTGCGTAAAATAATGAGAATAATAAATAAAGTGTACCAGTGTACCAGTGTACCACCAGATACTATTACTGGGACATGGAAATATAACCGTTGAAGGCGCAAGTGAAATGTTGGTCTGTCACAGTAAAAATCAGATCTATGGAGGAATTCATCCATAAATATTGCACACTTAATGTGAGTCACTAACTCGCCATAACTCCATAATTATTACGGGTAGCTCTTAGAATCGAACAGCGTATTTGCTTTACAAATTCAATAGATCTTCTTTAAAACGGATATATCCGACTTTAGAATAAAACGAGTCAATAACACCTCACTTGTATAGATGTGGAAACTTTTTTGCAAATCTCGATgcattatgtttttattttatttgtgatACTTGGCCCATTTtaaaattatccgtcttaaatgagaatttgtgatatatGAAAATTGATATACTATAAAGTTTAGATTGATAAAGATGTTAGTAATTGTTTAGCTTATATAAATACTTCATTCGTcttggtcaattgttgtcctttactTTTGacacaaagattaaggaaaaagaggagggggtcaattactaaatgacaagttgaCCAAATTGTGTGTAAATGATCATATTGCAtttcaagttcattcttaaaatagaaagaaaaacaATTTAACGAGACACCCCAATAatagaataggacaacaaatgactaggTCGGAGCGAGTAATATATATAAGTATTCTTCAAATAAAAAATATAGGGTTGTTTTTGTCAGAGCGAGTAATATATATAAGTATTCTTCAAATAAAAAATAtagggtttttttgtcaaacacaacttttaaaaaaaaaaaattccaaacaccacctttaaaaaaaaagtttgtaaaacagaACCTTTAATAATTGTTGTTGTCAAACACGATATTTTGGCCAGAGTATAGTCACTTGCAATCACTTGCAATAGAGTGACTTTtagtcgatgtttgagatagtAAATAGGTCGGTTTGCGGTGTTCTTGGCTCATTAGAAAGGTGGGAGTACATGTTTTTCAACGGTTGTCAAGACGGTGATCAAAGATAACCTTATGTGGGGTAGATTGGTGTATAAAGTAAGGCAGGTCACAGAGGATTGATGAAGTTAAAGTAGGATTTTTTTCGTGGATCAATTCACTCCGCTCTTTCTCCACTTGCAACCAACGaccaccacaaacaacacaacaaCGACGTATCTTGCATTTCCCATAACctacataccaaatttcagaccaaacaaGACATCATAACTCCATTAAAAGACCCACGAAAAACCCCCCGACCATCCCCTATAAACCCCGACTTATAGCCATTTTTCTGACCAGCCATACCTTACACACCAATCGACTCCACATAAGGTCACCTTTCACCACCGTGTTTGCAACCCCTGGAAAGCGtgtactcccacctttccaaTGAGTCTAAGAATACCTCAAAGCAATCTCTTTTGCTATTTCAAATATAaactgaaagtcaccccattgcaaGTGGTCAAAAATCTAGCCAAaaagttgtgtttgacaaaaaaaaatttattagaGATCGTCTTgacaaactctttttttttttaagggtgatgtttgaaaatattttttttaaaaggttgtgtttgacgaaaaaaaaacccaaaaatataaGTAGATGTTTTTTAAAGTGAAATCGacagaaaatattttttttaagtgAAATCAATATCCATAAGCAAAATGATATCCATAAAATCTTTTTTTAAAGTGACACAAGAACTAAATTAAAATTCTACGAATCATGATATAGAAAAGGCTAAAAGCGCAATCACTACGCACAATAGCAAGTTTTAGAGGATTACTGCGTCACACATCTTGAAACAAAAGAACGAGAGCCAAGATTCGAACATGAACCAACCGTGAGACATTGAATCATTGAGGCAATAAGGTTTGAGCGCTCATACATTTACAAAAACTATACAACTCGAAGAGCCAGTACGGGCTGGGATCCTTCTCGATTGTCTAGTATACTTAGATCTAATACTACCCTAAACCGTCTGTAGTACCGTTATCAAACTTGTCATCATTATCTCAAAATGTTGTGTTTTCATACCTTTAGTAAGATCCGGTATGAATCTTTCATCACAGCTTGCCCAAGAAAAAGAGACTACTGCAGCTAAAACAGTCCATCCACAAGGGACCTGCCTATGAAGCATCTCGACTTAAACCTCACATCCTCAATCTCACACTGCAGCTTCTCTCGATGTTCAGTCAGTGACTCGACTTCTTCTTCTATCAACTTGTTTTCCTCACGCAATTTAACCACAATGGATCTATTGAGGTCCACGTTCTCTTCCAATGACTTGATGGATTTCTTGCATTGGGCCAGTTCTTCCTTCAGGAAAGAGTACTGACTTATCTCAAGAACTGTCTTCTCAACGTCTTCACATCGATCGTAGAGCCATTTCATATCAAATTCTAAAGCCTCGCCAAGCTGGCACAAGTTTCTAAGACGGTCAAGATGACGAGAGCGTATCTCCTTAAAGGAGACCTGCTCTAGGTCCTGAAATGCCTTGCAAATTTTCTCAAGTACAGTCTCAGGCATCATCGAGCAGCCCAGTCCAATATCTCCATATTTAATAAGAATTTTCGTAAGAATGGGTGCCAAATCAGATTTGATCGTGTATTGCCCTACTTGTACACGTAAAGTATCCGAACTTGTTTCAAGGAAATGGTCAGCTACATTTAGCATGGAGGATGTTGTAATCATGCTACTTCCTTCATTGAAAATTTCAGTCCCTTTCATGGCACTTTCTTTTTCGTCGTCTTCTTCATCGACCTCTAGCACTAATGTGGAAGTGGGAGATGAGCATGGTCCTGGTTCTTCAAAAGTAAGCACGGGAGTCCTACATGACTCCATTTCAGGAAGAGGATCAGAAGCCTGACATTCGAGCTGATCTACCCCAGCAACTAGTTGACAACGACCTGTAAAACCACAAAAAGCCGGAACGTTACAACTCATGGTCTTCAATTGGAATTCATTAAATTAGGGGAGAAAACAGAATTCAATGCCTGAAAAAGTGAAGTGGTAGCCACTCCTGGCCCTCGGTAGGCTCCTACTCCTCGTCTTAAAAGATATTTGGGGACACAAAATACTTGAAAGGAACTGAGTATCAATAATGGCCTTAAACTTACCAACTGAGATCTCAGAATTCCCTGGCATTTTAACTTGTAGTTCAGTCCTTTTATGATCATCTGCCACACTGTTAGAGGTGGTCACCAGAGGTTTCTCATCCAAACACGAAATGGTTTCTCCAGGAGTCGAAGGATCGGCCTCGTGTAGGTCTAATCCCTCTTTATAATGAAGCAAAGGGATCAAACAAGAGCGATTCTTAGAGTCGGTCGTGGCCATGGGAACCGCTACAGTAGGACCTAAACACAACAAGAATCTGTAAAGATTGGGGCTACAGTATCAACATATCAAAAAAAATGCGGATGTTAATTTCAACATACCATCGCCTGTTGAGTCTTCATTTAATCTCAGTATCATATTCTCGGAATTATTCTGATTAGTAACATTCACAGTGTGACAAAGGCTCGTTTCAGGAGTTTTATCAGAAAATTCTTCGGATTTGAGAGAAGGGGTCAAACAAGCCTTAATTTCAGCATCCATTGCTTGAGACACGTAGCTTTGTGGTTGTAACTCAACGTCATCTGAAATTTCAGACAAGTAAAAGCAGAAAAAAAATTGGCGTCTTCAAACACACAAATTAAGATATTGACCAACATTACCATAATCCATAGTGCCTAAAAGAACCTACAAGACTTTGCAAATGAGGTCGTAAGGGGATTGGAAGTACACATCCCTACCCTGGCATTGATCCAACAGAAAGAAAGAAGCTGTTTATGGATGACGCATAACGAAAATTGCGTCGAAAACTGCAGCTTATACTACATACTATTAGAGGCACAAACACTAAGTGAACTGTTTTGCTTTAATCGATAGTATTCTGAATGAATCTCACAAATAATCACACAAGTCTGTGGGACTAAAATAGTGCAAATTTTCAACATACCATCACCTGTTGAGTCTTCATTTAATCTCAGTATCATATTCTCGAAATTATTCTGATTAGTAACATTCACAGTGTGACAAAGGATCCTTTCAGGAtttttatcagaaaatgaagCCCTTGGCATATCAATCACTGGATTGGGAACTTCTTGCACTGGAAATTCTTCTGATTTGagaaaaggggtcaaacaagccTTAATCAATGGATTGGGAACTTCAGCATCCATTGCTTGAGACACATTGCTTTGTGGTTGTAACTCAACGTCATCTGAAATTTCAGAAAGGAGTAAACGCAGAAAACAAGTtggagttttcaaaaacacaaattcAGATTTTGACCAACATTACCATAGTCCATAGCGCCTACATGAACCTGAAAGGCTTTGCATATGAGGTCGTAAGGGGATTGGAAGTACACATCCCTAACCCGGCATTGACCAACAGAAAGAAAGAGGTTGTTTATGGATGACGGTCATGACGCATAaagaaaattgcgtcgagaactgcattcACCAGCTTATACTAAATACTATTAGAGGCACAAACACTAAGTGaaccaacaacaacatcagagccttaatcccaaaatgatttggagtCGAGTGACATGAATCATCCATTAGAAccatccatgggtgaacgcacacctcaaaatgcgaaaaaaatagaaaaggaaaaaaatgaaaaacaaaagggagagcgaaacataaaacaaagtcaaggtaaatttataagttttaaaatcgaagtccggatttcttttataaaaacttaaaatttaaatcgagaataaagattaaaacgattttaaaaACC from Silene latifolia isolate original U9 population chromosome 10, ASM4854445v1, whole genome shotgun sequence encodes:
- the LOC141605417 gene encoding uncharacterized protein LOC141605417 isoform X1; the encoded protein is MSNCKINKTEVPPFRWNYVSSLDIYVHQYVGLRFSHGVSLLIQFRINSVIKLVQHFIISYLQFEQLYNQFPHICWAFDSCATKDKQWVDIVMYGDQVDKMTESCHLSSLSERSVGRVPVVGPIWRGGIKISGKISGKLEGLEVFMPKILQPKVVQLKRSLQKSVCFRMKNRRALWPKHFDDVGAAHSDIELFMFPEVSRSEIDYDDLVEHMISNDLAMTSHIGNFKLIIFTSLEQEDNQQYIEGKYYLWGMLKGKGYMGCKSSKGKNTNAEKKRISKSMRSDVSAPSVGHQPITTTQSAVRYNFVPSLSQGCKRPRSKRGRISRTLKEVGEVHNVVADFPGMERRDQESNGVVPVKWHQHQTLGKSRQAKICTNIEQVQVDNDPDSTVIKKKPVMVTDEVDNLSEKDALTSVVGGDIMKDGMTNRGSPSPDLAEEVTINTETKEAEQRSWDSNMEIDEPSDSSAINVKETEVENRSWDSDMEIDEPIDDVVKDDVELQPQSNVSQAMDAEVPNPLIKACLTPFLKSEEFPVQEVPNPVIDMPRASFSDKNPERILCHTVNVTNQNNFENMILRLNEDSTGDDDVELQPQSYVSQAMDAEIKACLTPSLKSEEFSDKTPETSLCHTVNVTNQNNSENMILRLNEDSTGDGPTVAVPMATTDSKNRSCLIPLLHYKEGLDLHEADPSTPGETISCLDEKPLVTTSNSVADDHKRTELQVKMPGNSEISVGRCQLVAGVDQLECQASDPLPEMESCRTPVLTFEEPGPCSSPTSTLVLEVDEEDDEKESAMKGTEIFNEGSSMITTSSMLNVADHFLETSSDTLRVQVGQYTIKSDLAPILTKILIKYGDIGLGCSMMPETVLEKICKAFQDLEQVSFKEIRSRHLDRLRNLCQLGEALEFDMKWLYDRCEDVEKTVLEISQYSFLKEELAQCKKSIKSLEENVDLNRSIVVKLREENKLIEEEVESLTEHREKLQCEIEDVRFKSRCFIGRSLVDGLF
- the LOC141605417 gene encoding uncharacterized protein LOC141605417 isoform X2, giving the protein MSNCKINKTEVPPFRWNYVSSLDIYVHQYVGLRFSHGVSLLIQFRINSVIKLVQHFIISYLQFEQLYNQFPHICWAFDSCATKDKQWVDIVMYGDQVDKMTESCHLSSLSERSVGRVPVVGPIWRGGIKISGKISGKLEGLEVFMPKILQPKVVQLKRSLQKSVCFRMKNRRALWPKHFDDVGAAHSDIELFMFPEVSRSEIDYDDLVEHMISNDLAMTSHIGNFKLIIFTSLEQEDNQQYIEGKYYLWGMLKGKGYMGCKSSKGKNTNAEKKRISKSMRSDVSAPSVGHQPITTTQSAVRYNFVPSLSQGCKRPRSKRGRISRTLKEVGEVHNVVADFPGMERRDQESNGVVPVKWHQHQTLGKSRQAKICTNIEQVQVDNDPDSTVIKKKPVMVTDEVDNLSEKDALTSVVGGDIMKDGMTNRGSPSPDLAEEVTINTETKEAEQRSWDSNMEIDEPSDSSAINVKETEVENRSWDSDMEIDEPIDDVVKDDVELQPQSNVSQAMDAEVPNPLIKACLTPFLKSEEFPVQEVPNPVIDMPRASFSDKNPERILCHTVNVTNQNNFENMILRLNEDSTDDVELQPQSYVSQAMDAEIKACLTPSLKSEEFSDKTPETSLCHTVNVTNQNNSENMILRLNEDSTGDGPTVAVPMATTDSKNRSCLIPLLHYKEGLDLHEADPSTPGETISCLDEKPLVTTSNSVADDHKRTELQVKMPGNSEISVGRCQLVAGVDQLECQASDPLPEMESCRTPVLTFEEPGPCSSPTSTLVLEVDEEDDEKESAMKGTEIFNEGSSMITTSSMLNVADHFLETSSDTLRVQVGQYTIKSDLAPILTKILIKYGDIGLGCSMMPETVLEKICKAFQDLEQVSFKEIRSRHLDRLRNLCQLGEALEFDMKWLYDRCEDVEKTVLEISQYSFLKEELAQCKKSIKSLEENVDLNRSIVVKLREENKLIEEEVESLTEHREKLQCEIEDVRFKSRCFIGRSLVDGLF